One Mya arenaria isolate MELC-2E11 chromosome 5, ASM2691426v1 genomic window carries:
- the LOC128234859 gene encoding monocarboxylate transporter 12-like isoform X1 translates to MGQNRHRREMAKLKAETSDTKTVSNGKASAARDVETGSGNGSCSSGLAPIPPDGGWGWVVTMASFMVGVIVDGICFTFGFFFADFQAYFGSNRSTTASINSVQTGTYLTVGPLVGALVNKFGCRSVAMVGGVVTSVSFFLCTFSPNVETMIVLYGLCGGIGFGLMYLPAIVMVGYYFDKRRALATGIAVCGSGIGSFVFAPLSEYLLSQYSWKGAMWIISAISLNGFVCAALYRPLSYTEEDEGVRSAAEAPEDELGVEVDSRVPLFKPTLNIVKNITPIYRCKSLEACNQKPGDKTAEIARLGHSMFLDAEPRSRKHAKGRHVLKPLERKDIFYSGSIQHLPEYVKAGNEEKFVRSMLHLNEHETDAVKDTKTCAFDCQKVFAEMFDFSLLKSPTFVIYLFSCFLCMIGFFTPFIYLPDITSKYGMSSSQSAWIISTIGIVNTVARILVGYVSDKSWADAILINTVALVIAGVTSMFVPFYRIYAVLIVYAILFGFSIAAFVSLRSIIIVELLGIDKLTSSFGLVVLAQGLSTFVGSPIAGALYDATGDYKASFYLSGTVIAISGLICLPLRRLKRWEVERDKKREEELVQLKHGTETELLKMSNGTGNKQLPFKGGEKPFQN, encoded by the exons atgg GTCAAAATCGCCATAGACGGGAAATGGCAAAACTGAAAGCAGAAACATCGGACACGAAAACTGTCAGTAATGGGAAGGCGTCAGCGGCGCGTGATGTCGAGACCGGAAGCGGAAATGGGAGCTGCAGCAGCGGCCTAGCGCCCATTCCACCTGATGGAGGATGGGGGTGGGTGGTTACCATGGCGTCATTCATGGTTGGCGTCATTGTGGACGGAATATGCTTTACGTTCGGTTTCTTCTTTGCGGATTTCCAGGCGTATTTCGGTTCCAACCGGAGCACCACAGCCTCCATCAATTCTGTCCAGACGGGGACATACCTGACTGTAG ggCCGCTGGTCGGCGCGCTCGTGAATAAGTTCGGGTGTCGTTCGGTGGCGATGGTTGGCGGGGTCGTGACGTCAGTGTCGTTTTTCTTGTGCACGTTCTCCCCGAACGTAGAAACTATGATCGTCCTGTACGGATTATGTGGAg GTATAGGGTTCGGTCTGATGTACCTCCCGGCCATCGTCATGGTGGGCTACTACTTCGACAAGCGGCGAGCCCTCGCCACCGGGATCGCCGTCTGCGGCAGTGGCATAGGAAGCTTTGTGTTCGCACCGCTCAGCGAGTACCTGTTGAGCCAGTACAGTTGGAAAGGCGCCATGTGGATTATATCCGCCATATCCCTCAATGGATTCGTGTGTGCCGCCCTTTACCGGCCGCTGTCGTACACAGAAGAGGACGAGGGAGTTAGAAGCGCAGCTGAGGCTCCAGAAGACGAGCTTGGAGTGGAGGTCGACTCCCGAGTGCCGCTTTTTAAGCCAACACTGAATATTGTGAAAAATATAACACCTATATATAGATGTAAATCACTGGAAGCTTGCAACCAAAAACCTGGTGACAAAACGGCGGAAATTGCGCGTCTTGGGCATAGCATGTTCCTTGATGCGGAACCTCGCTCCCGGAAGCACGCTAAAGGTCGCCACGTCCTGAAACCGCTAGAGCGGAAGGACATCTTTTACAGCGGCAGCATCCAGCATCTTCCGGAATATGTCAAAGCCGGAAATGAGGAAAAGTTTGTAAGAAGTATGTTACATTTGAACGAACATGAAACTGACGCTGTAAAAGATACAAAGACATGTGCATTTGACTGTCAAAAAGTGTTTGCAGAAATGTTTGACTTTTCTCTTCTGAAAAGTCCAACATTCGTCATCTATCTCTTCTCGTGCTTTCTCTGTATGATTG GTTTCTTTACCCCATTCATCTACCTTCCAGATATCACGTCCAAATACGGCATGTCCTCCTCACAG TCCGCATGGATAATCTCAACGATCGGAATAGTGAACACAGTGGCCCGGATCTTAGTCGGCTATGTATCCGACAAGTCTTGGGCCGACGCTATTCTGATCAACACAGTTGCCTTGGTGATCGCGGGCGTCACCTCAATGTTTGTGCCGTTCTACCGAATTTACGCCGTCCTCATTGTGTATGCGATATTGTTTGGGTTTAGCATAG CGGCGTTCGTTTCGCTGCGGTCCATTATAATCGTGGAACTATTGGGCATCGACAAGTTAACCAGCTCGTTCGGGCTTGTGGTCCTTGCCCAGGGGCTCTCAACGTTCGTGGGCTCCCCTATAGCTG GTGCGCTATACGATGCGACAGGCGATTACAAGGCATCATTTTATCTATCAGGGACGGTAATCGCTATTTCAGGACTGATTTGTCTCCCTTTGCGACGTTTAAAGCGCTGGGAAGTGGAACGGGATAAAAAACGGGAAGAGGAGCTTGTTCAATTAAAACACGGGACGGAAACGGAGTTGCTTAAAATGTCAAACGGAACAGGAAACAAACAACTGCCTTTTAAAGGTGGTGAAAAACCGTTccaaaactaa
- the LOC128234859 gene encoding monocarboxylate transporter 12-like isoform X2, with amino-acid sequence MAKLKAETSDTKTVSNGKASAARDVETGSGNGSCSSGLAPIPPDGGWGWVVTMASFMVGVIVDGICFTFGFFFADFQAYFGSNRSTTASINSVQTGTYLTVGPLVGALVNKFGCRSVAMVGGVVTSVSFFLCTFSPNVETMIVLYGLCGGIGFGLMYLPAIVMVGYYFDKRRALATGIAVCGSGIGSFVFAPLSEYLLSQYSWKGAMWIISAISLNGFVCAALYRPLSYTEEDEGVRSAAEAPEDELGVEVDSRVPLFKPTLNIVKNITPIYRCKSLEACNQKPGDKTAEIARLGHSMFLDAEPRSRKHAKGRHVLKPLERKDIFYSGSIQHLPEYVKAGNEEKFVRSMLHLNEHETDAVKDTKTCAFDCQKVFAEMFDFSLLKSPTFVIYLFSCFLCMIGFFTPFIYLPDITSKYGMSSSQSAWIISTIGIVNTVARILVGYVSDKSWADAILINTVALVIAGVTSMFVPFYRIYAVLIVYAILFGFSIAAFVSLRSIIIVELLGIDKLTSSFGLVVLAQGLSTFVGSPIAGALYDATGDYKASFYLSGTVIAISGLICLPLRRLKRWEVERDKKREEELVQLKHGTETELLKMSNGTGNKQLPFKGGEKPFQN; translated from the exons ATGGCAAAACTGAAAGCAGAAACATCGGACACGAAAACTGTCAGTAATGGGAAGGCGTCAGCGGCGCGTGATGTCGAGACCGGAAGCGGAAATGGGAGCTGCAGCAGCGGCCTAGCGCCCATTCCACCTGATGGAGGATGGGGGTGGGTGGTTACCATGGCGTCATTCATGGTTGGCGTCATTGTGGACGGAATATGCTTTACGTTCGGTTTCTTCTTTGCGGATTTCCAGGCGTATTTCGGTTCCAACCGGAGCACCACAGCCTCCATCAATTCTGTCCAGACGGGGACATACCTGACTGTAG ggCCGCTGGTCGGCGCGCTCGTGAATAAGTTCGGGTGTCGTTCGGTGGCGATGGTTGGCGGGGTCGTGACGTCAGTGTCGTTTTTCTTGTGCACGTTCTCCCCGAACGTAGAAACTATGATCGTCCTGTACGGATTATGTGGAg GTATAGGGTTCGGTCTGATGTACCTCCCGGCCATCGTCATGGTGGGCTACTACTTCGACAAGCGGCGAGCCCTCGCCACCGGGATCGCCGTCTGCGGCAGTGGCATAGGAAGCTTTGTGTTCGCACCGCTCAGCGAGTACCTGTTGAGCCAGTACAGTTGGAAAGGCGCCATGTGGATTATATCCGCCATATCCCTCAATGGATTCGTGTGTGCCGCCCTTTACCGGCCGCTGTCGTACACAGAAGAGGACGAGGGAGTTAGAAGCGCAGCTGAGGCTCCAGAAGACGAGCTTGGAGTGGAGGTCGACTCCCGAGTGCCGCTTTTTAAGCCAACACTGAATATTGTGAAAAATATAACACCTATATATAGATGTAAATCACTGGAAGCTTGCAACCAAAAACCTGGTGACAAAACGGCGGAAATTGCGCGTCTTGGGCATAGCATGTTCCTTGATGCGGAACCTCGCTCCCGGAAGCACGCTAAAGGTCGCCACGTCCTGAAACCGCTAGAGCGGAAGGACATCTTTTACAGCGGCAGCATCCAGCATCTTCCGGAATATGTCAAAGCCGGAAATGAGGAAAAGTTTGTAAGAAGTATGTTACATTTGAACGAACATGAAACTGACGCTGTAAAAGATACAAAGACATGTGCATTTGACTGTCAAAAAGTGTTTGCAGAAATGTTTGACTTTTCTCTTCTGAAAAGTCCAACATTCGTCATCTATCTCTTCTCGTGCTTTCTCTGTATGATTG GTTTCTTTACCCCATTCATCTACCTTCCAGATATCACGTCCAAATACGGCATGTCCTCCTCACAG TCCGCATGGATAATCTCAACGATCGGAATAGTGAACACAGTGGCCCGGATCTTAGTCGGCTATGTATCCGACAAGTCTTGGGCCGACGCTATTCTGATCAACACAGTTGCCTTGGTGATCGCGGGCGTCACCTCAATGTTTGTGCCGTTCTACCGAATTTACGCCGTCCTCATTGTGTATGCGATATTGTTTGGGTTTAGCATAG CGGCGTTCGTTTCGCTGCGGTCCATTATAATCGTGGAACTATTGGGCATCGACAAGTTAACCAGCTCGTTCGGGCTTGTGGTCCTTGCCCAGGGGCTCTCAACGTTCGTGGGCTCCCCTATAGCTG GTGCGCTATACGATGCGACAGGCGATTACAAGGCATCATTTTATCTATCAGGGACGGTAATCGCTATTTCAGGACTGATTTGTCTCCCTTTGCGACGTTTAAAGCGCTGGGAAGTGGAACGGGATAAAAAACGGGAAGAGGAGCTTGTTCAATTAAAACACGGGACGGAAACGGAGTTGCTTAAAATGTCAAACGGAACAGGAAACAAACAACTGCCTTTTAAAGGTGGTGAAAAACCGTTccaaaactaa
- the LOC128234860 gene encoding coatomer subunit zeta-1-like isoform X3 — protein sequence MDSQNLEPSLYSVKAIMILDNDGNRLMAKYYDEQFPSAKEQKTFEKNLFNKTHRANAEIIMFEGMTCVYRSNVDLFFYVVGSANENELILASVLNGFYEAVSQILRRNVEKRALLENLDSIFLAMDEICDGGIILDCDSSSIVSKVAVRSDDIPMGEKTVSQVIESAKEQIRWSLLK from the exons GAGCCCTCTTTGTACTCTGTAAAAGCCATAATGATACTTGATAATGATGGAAACAGACTTATGGCAAAG TACTATGATGAACAGTTCCCATCAGCAAAGGAacagaaaacatttgaaaagaatttattcaataaaacccaCAGAGCAAATG CTGAGATTATCATGTTTGAGGGTATGACGTGTGTATACAGAAGTAACGTAGACCTGTTCTTCTATGTTGTGGGCAGTGCAAATGAAAATGAG TTGATACTAGCAAGTGTTCTAAACGGTTTTTATGAGGCTGTCAGCCAGATACTACGACGGAATGTGGAGAAGAGAGCGTTATTAGAAAACCTCGACTCCATTTTCCTCGCCATGGATGAGATATGTGATGGAGG aATCATCCTAGACTGTGACAGTTCAAGTATTGTGTCGAAAGTTGCAGTGCGATCAGATGATATACCAATGGGAGAGAAAACGGTTTCACAG gtaATTGAATCCGCAAAAGAACAGATTAGGTGGTCTCTACTGAAGTGA
- the LOC128234860 gene encoding coatomer subunit zeta-1-like isoform X1 — translation MDSQNLEPSLYSVKAIMILDNDGNRLMAKYYDEQFPSAKEQKTFEKNLFNKTHRANAEIIMFEGMTCVYRSNVDLFFYVVGSANENELILASVLNGFYEAVSQILRRNVEKRALLENLDSIFLAMDEICDGGIILDCDSSSIVSKVAVRSDDIPMGEKTVSQKLKSGLEVIESAKEQIRWSLLK, via the exons GAGCCCTCTTTGTACTCTGTAAAAGCCATAATGATACTTGATAATGATGGAAACAGACTTATGGCAAAG TACTATGATGAACAGTTCCCATCAGCAAAGGAacagaaaacatttgaaaagaatttattcaataaaacccaCAGAGCAAATG CTGAGATTATCATGTTTGAGGGTATGACGTGTGTATACAGAAGTAACGTAGACCTGTTCTTCTATGTTGTGGGCAGTGCAAATGAAAATGAG TTGATACTAGCAAGTGTTCTAAACGGTTTTTATGAGGCTGTCAGCCAGATACTACGACGGAATGTGGAGAAGAGAGCGTTATTAGAAAACCTCGACTCCATTTTCCTCGCCATGGATGAGATATGTGATGGAGG aATCATCCTAGACTGTGACAGTTCAAGTATTGTGTCGAAAGTTGCAGTGCGATCAGATGATATACCAATGGGAGAGAAAACGGTTTCACAG aaacTCAAGTCTGGTTTAGAG gtaATTGAATCCGCAAAAGAACAGATTAGGTGGTCTCTACTGAAGTGA
- the LOC128234860 gene encoding coatomer subunit zeta-1-like isoform X2 has translation MMEPSLYSVKAIMILDNDGNRLMAKYYDEQFPSAKEQKTFEKNLFNKTHRANAEIIMFEGMTCVYRSNVDLFFYVVGSANENELILASVLNGFYEAVSQILRRNVEKRALLENLDSIFLAMDEICDGGIILDCDSSSIVSKVAVRSDDIPMGEKTVSQKLKSGLEVIESAKEQIRWSLLK, from the exons GAGCCCTCTTTGTACTCTGTAAAAGCCATAATGATACTTGATAATGATGGAAACAGACTTATGGCAAAG TACTATGATGAACAGTTCCCATCAGCAAAGGAacagaaaacatttgaaaagaatttattcaataaaacccaCAGAGCAAATG CTGAGATTATCATGTTTGAGGGTATGACGTGTGTATACAGAAGTAACGTAGACCTGTTCTTCTATGTTGTGGGCAGTGCAAATGAAAATGAG TTGATACTAGCAAGTGTTCTAAACGGTTTTTATGAGGCTGTCAGCCAGATACTACGACGGAATGTGGAGAAGAGAGCGTTATTAGAAAACCTCGACTCCATTTTCCTCGCCATGGATGAGATATGTGATGGAGG aATCATCCTAGACTGTGACAGTTCAAGTATTGTGTCGAAAGTTGCAGTGCGATCAGATGATATACCAATGGGAGAGAAAACGGTTTCACAG aaacTCAAGTCTGGTTTAGAG gtaATTGAATCCGCAAAAGAACAGATTAGGTGGTCTCTACTGAAGTGA